In Penaeus monodon isolate SGIC_2016 chromosome 26, NSTDA_Pmon_1, whole genome shotgun sequence, the following are encoded in one genomic region:
- the LOC119589813 gene encoding rab5 GDP/GTP exchange factor-like: MSNSAWTGARPHINESELLCRTGCGYYGNPTWDGHCSKCYKELIQKSQQRKAVFDPTQKIRSKVSRSVSDVSELTSTATSLMSRKFDRFEEKRRQQLDKRTKAVKSIFRKSQSNKDPNKAEQWKATRQLSFESQSVGQEFNEFLKTLNKDVQVRVSKQINTFVEKMLRCVEFQSVDESGEQVHDFYNSMNEMITMQSSYQELTQDQIDRINELTERYVTTRLYKAFIGAVNAISEEKDLAIQNRIRSLAWVSSQHLECGVDETKEEVREALDLVITELIDVNSKRVPSDKLKCLVSSSHHVLNLLKLSKGGTPASADDFLPALIYCVLQANPPLLHSNILYITSFAQQTTLQSGEAGYFFTNLCCAVAFIEKLTAESLGLTEDEFKRYMSGEALPPNALDGDTWLCEGMRVMQQNLKTLDDLKTRMDRLMTESDTLIDEMDSLETNVTKEVTAVMERTPLHIRPRQANIDEEVPASDLLPPPLTPQTLKDGGQQPGAENLLSSASDAAAAGGLLSPIGSDAPLSPDILAAQQSLSFLQGLSDLDSGMLSNGENDNENSSRSRSAAKDGQSRAKDSSLPDLLDPFDNLVVGDAPSSLPPILDPTVSCSNPFLNSANSPKPPGLPGAYSSLQPNSSSQHTAASSSSSSTVGDSSLYTGFTVQGGRIPNIPCDTGHFPYASPCDPLSPPLETPQPSLPPPLIPMASGGDGGSTRTSSGGSTPRSSEKQPLKKEDTIDKVYNVLGDIVQTFDNLL; encoded by the exons ATGTCAAATTCAGCTTGGACAGGAGCCAGGCCGCACATCAATGAATCAGAGCTGCTGTGTCGGACAGGGTGTGGGTACTATGGGAATCCGACCTGGGACGGCCATTGCTCCAAGTGCTATAAGGAGCTCATTCAAAAATCCCAACAACGAAAAGCTGTCTTCGACCCTACCCAGAAGATTCGCAG TAAGGTGAGTCGCTCTGTCAGTGATGTGTCTGAGCTGACATCAACTGCAACTTCTTTGATGAGCCGCAAGTTTGATCGCTTTGAAGAAAAAAGGCGACAGCAACTCGATAAAAGAACAAAAGCCGTGAAATCGATCTTTCGGAAATCACAGAGTAATAAAG ACCCAAATAAGGCAGAGCAATGGAAGGCAACCAGACAGCTCAGTTTTGAGTCCCAGAGTGTTGGGCAGGAGTTCAATGAATTCCTAAAA ACTCTAAACAAAGATGTGCAAGTGAGGGTCAGCAAGCAGATCAATACGTTTGTGGAGAAAATGTTACGCTGTGTGGAGTTTCAGTCAGTTGATGAGTCTGGAGAACAGGTGCATGACTTCTACAACTCCATGAATGAAATGATCACCATGCAGAGTTCTTATCAAG AACTGACACAGGATCAGATTGATAGAATCAATGAACTGACAGAGCGATATGTGACAACCAGGCTTTACAAGGCATTTATTGGTGCTGTCAATGCTATTTCTGAAGAAAAGGATCTTGCCATTCAGAACAG AATCCGCAGCTTGGCTTGGGTCAGCAGCCAGCACTTGGAGTGTGGTGTTGACGAGACAAAGGAGGAAGTGCGTGAAGCTCTAGATCTTGTGATCACAG AACTGATTGACGTTAACAGTAAACGTGTCCCTTCAGACAAGCTGAAATGCCTTGTGTCATCTAGTCATCATGTCCTGAATCTCTTGAAACTGTCCAAAGGAGGGACCCCTGCATCCGCTGATGATTTCCTTCCAGCTCTGATATACTGTGTTCTTCAAGCAAATCCTCCATTGTTACACagcaatattttatacattactaGTTTTGCACAGCAGACAACTCTTCAGAGTGGTGAAGCtggatatttttttacaaatcta TGCTGTGCAGTTGCATTTATTGAAAAGTTAACTGCAGAAAGCTTGGGGCTAACAGAGGATGAATTCAAGCGCTATATGTCTGGAGAAGCTCTTCCTCCTAATGCTCTGGATGGCGACACGTGGCTGTGCGAG ggtaTGAGGGTCATGCAGCAAAATCTGAAGACTCTGGATGACCTGAAGACGCGCATGGATCGTCTCATGACCGAATCCGATACACTGATTGATGAGATGGACAGCTTAGAG ACAAACGTGACAAAGGAGGTGACAGCTGTGATGGAGAGGACACCCTTACACATCCGTCCACGTCAAGCCAACATCGATGAAGAGGTCCCAGCATCagaccttctccctcctcccctcacaccaCAG aCACTAAAGGATGGAGGTCAGCAGCCTGGAGCAGAAAACTTGCTGTCGTCTGCTTCGgatgcagcagcagcaggaggtcTCCTCTCACCAATAGGTTCAGATGCTCCTCTCAGTCCAGACATTCTGGCTGCTCAACAGTCCCTCTCATTTCTTCAGGGCTTGTCAGATCTAGACTCCGGAATGTTATCAAATGGGGAAAACGATAATGAGAATTCATCCCGGAGCAGAAGTGCAGCTAAAGATGGCCAGTCCAGAGCCAAGGACTCATCTCTACCAGACTTGTTGGACCCCTTTGATAACCTTGTTGTGGGTGATGCACCCAGCAGTTTACCACCAATCTTAGATCCCACAGTCTCATGTTCAAACCCTTTCCTGAATTCTGCAAACTCACCAAAGCCTCCTGGATTGCCTGGAGCATATTCTTCCCTGCAGCCAAATAGCTCTTCTCAGCACACTGCAGCATCAAGCTCTTCCAGTTCAACAGTGGGTGACTCTTCTCTGTACACTGGCTTCACCGTTCAAGGAGGAAGAATCCCAAACATCCCGTGTGATACAGGCCACTTCCCCTACGCATCGCCGTGTGACCCCCTGTCTCCACCGCTTGAGACGCCACAGCCTTCTCTCCCGCCGCCGTTAATTCCCATGGCCtctggaggggatggagggagcaCAAGGACGTCATCTGGGGGCAGCACTCCTAGATCTTCAGAGAAACAGCCACTGAAGAAGGAGGACACTATTGACAAAGTGTACAATGTTTTAGGGGATATTGTGCAGACTTTTGATAATCTCTTGTAG